CTCGGCGTCGACGGCATCGTGCTGTCCAACCACGGCGGCCGTCAGCTCGACCGCGCGCCCATCCCCTTCCACCTGCTGCCCGACGTGGTGCGCGAGGTCGGCCAGGACGTCGAGGTGGTCGTCGACACCGGCATCATGAACGGCGCCGACATCGTCGCCTCCATCGCCCTGGGCGCGAAGTTCACCCTGGTCGGCCGGGCCTATCTGTACGGCCTGATGGCCGGCGGCCGGGAGGGCGTGGACAAGATGATCGAGATCCTCTCCGACCAGATCGTGCGCACCATGAAGCTTCTCGGCGCGCACTCGCTGGAAGAGCTCACCCCCCAGCACGTCACCCAGCTGGAGCGTCTGGGCCCGATCCGCCGCGGCTGAGTCCTCTGCCGTGGTTCCCCCGTCCGGAAACCGGGGAACCACGGCAGAATGGACGAATGAGCGTCGTCATCGAAGACCGCCGCATCCCCGGGCCGCACGGTGAAATACCGCTGCGGCTCTACACTCCCGATTCCGCGCCGCCGACCGTGAACCTGGTCTGGGCGCACGGCGGCGCGTTCGCCGTCGGCGACCTTGACATGCCCGAGAGCGACTGGGTGGCCCGGCAACTGGCCGACCGCGGAATCCGGGTGGTGGCCGTGGACTACCGCCTCGCCCCTGTGCCCCGGAGCCTGGCCGTCCAGCTGGAGGGGCAGCACGGCGGTGACACCGGCAGCCACTACCCCGTCGCCTCCGAAGAGGTCACCGCCGTCTTCTCCTGGGCTGTGCACGCTTTCGGCGGCACCTGGGCGCTCGGCGGGGCCAGCGCCGGGGCCGACCTGGCCGCCGGGGCCACCCTGCGCCTGCGCGACGCCGGGGGCCGGCTGCCGGCCGGCCTGCTGCTGGCCTACCCGATCGTGCACGCCGAGCTGCCACCGCTGACGGCCGAACTGGCGCACCAGGCCGCGAGTCTGCCCGGCCGGTCCGCGTTCCCGCCCGACACCGTGCTCGCGATGAACCTGAACTATGTGCGGGATCCGGCCCTGCTGCGTGAACCCTACGCCTTCCCCGGAGGTCACGACTTGACCGGCCTGCCACCGGTGTTCATCGTCAATTCCGACGCCGACACGCTGCGCGCGTCCGGCCAGCAGTTCGCCGCGGAACTCGCCCTGGCCGGCACCGACGTCACGGTGGTGCGCGAGAAAGGCACCCAGCACGGGCATCTCAATCTCCCGGACGATCCGGCGGCAACCCGCAGCATCGCCCGCATGGCCACCTGGCTGCTCTCCCCCACCCTGAACTGACCTCAAACCGAGGACGACGCCGGGCCCGTCACGGCCCGGCGTCGTCCTCAGTTTTGCCAGTGGCAAAGCGTTGACACGCCCCGGTGGGACTTGCATGCTTCTTGAGCGCTTTCCGGACAATCCGGACAATCACCCTTGTCGGCGCTGACGAAGGGAAAGTCACCATGACCATGAGCCGCCGCCAGGTGCTCACCGCCACGGCCGGACTGGGCCTCCTGGTCACCGCGTGCGGTTCACCCAGCTCCCCGGGATCGAAGTCGCCCGTCGCCGGAACGGCCGAGGCGGTGCCCGCCACCCCCTCCGAACCGGTGGTGCTGAACGTGCTCGACGTGGCGGGCAACCTCCAGCTGACCCAGCCGATGATCGACGACTTCGTCAAGAAGAACCCGAAAATCATCTCCAAGGTGACCTACACCAGCGCCACCGCACCCGACCTGGTCGGAAAGATCAAGGCGCAGCAGGGAGCCGACCGGGTCAGCATCGGGCTGGTGCTCACCGGCACCGACGGCCTGGCCGCCGGCATCGAGCAGAACCTGTGGCAGCAACTGCTTCCGGCCAACCAGCAGCGGCTGTCGAACATGGCCAACTACCAGGAACCGGCCGCGAACATGCAGAAGCTGGCGGGCGACGCCGGCGTGGTGGTCACCTACTACCCGTCCGGGCCGCTGCTGGAGTACATGCCCGACCGGGTGCCCGAACCGCCCACCACCGCGGAAGCCCTTCTGGCCTATGCCAAGGCGAATCCCGGCAAGGTGGAGTACGCCCGGCCGGCCAACTCCGGCCCGGGCCGCACCCTGCTGATGGGCCTGCCCTACGTGCTCGGCGACTCGGACCCGCACGACCCGGTGAACGGCTGGGACAAGACCTGGGCCTACCTGGCCGAACTGGCCGAGTACATCGACCGTTACCCCTCCGGCACCACGCAGACGATGAAGGACCTGGCCGGCGGAACGGTCGACATCATCGCCTCGACCACCGGCTGGGACATCAACGCCCGCGCCCTGGGCACGGTTCCGGCAGAGGCGAAGATCACCACGCTCGACGGCTTCCACTGGGTCACCGACGCGCACTACGCCGTGGTGCCGCGCGGGGTCAGCACCGACCAGGAGGCGGCCGTTCTCGCCCTGGTGCAGAACATGCTCACCCCGGAGCAACAGGCGCAGGCCTACGACACCGGCTACTTCTACCCGGGCCCGGCGATCCAGGGGGTGGACGTGTCGATGGCACCGGCGCAGAGCCAGGAGGTGCTGAAGACCTACGGCCGCCCGGAGTACGACGCGCTGATCGAGGACAACCCGAAAGAGGTTCCGCTGGAGGCGGAGGCGCTGGTCAAGGCCTTCGACACCTGGGACCGCGAGATCGGCGGATCCAAGGTGGAGAAGTGAGTTTCTCGCAGTTGCGTCTGGAGGGGGTCGGGCGGCGCTTCACCGGCACCCCGGCCCTCGAAGAACTCGACCTGACCATCTCCCGCGGCGAGTTCGTCGCCCTGCTGGGCCCTTCCGGCTGCGGCAAGTCCACGGCGCTGAACTGCGTGGCCGGCCTGATTCCGCTCAGCAGTGGCCGGATCTGGATGGACGACCGGCGGGTGGACGTGCTGCCGCCCGAGCGCCGGGGTTTCGGCATGGTGTTTCAGAACTACGCGCTCTTCCCGCACCTCACCGTGCGGCGCAACGTCGAGTTCGGCCTGCGCATGCGCCGTCTGCCGAAGGCCGAGGTGACCGAACGCACCACCCGGGCACTGGAACTCGTGCACCTGGAGGACCAGGCCGGCAAGCTGCCCGGCCAGCTGTCCGGCGGCCAGCAGCAGCGGGTGGCGATCGCCCGGGCGGTGGTGCTGGAGCCCTCGGTGGTGCTGATGGACGAGCCGCTGTCGAACCTGGACGCCAAGCTCCGGCTGGAGATGCGCACCGAGATCCGGCGCCTGCACCAGAGTCTCGGCCTGACCACGATCTACGTGACGCACGACCAGGAGGAGGCGCTGTCGATGGCCGACCGCCTGGTGGTGCTGCGCCAGGGGCGGGTGCAGCAGATCGGCACCCCGGAGCAGCTGCACTCACAGCCGGCCACCTGGCACGTGGCCGACTTCATGGGCTGCCGCAACCTCTTTCCCGCCACCGCGGTCGGGGTCTCCGGCCGTACGGTGACGGTGGACGTCGACGGGCTCCGGCTGCGCGGCAGCGCGGCAGCGGACCTGCCGCAGGGCGAGCGGGTGGCGATCGGTATCCGGCCCGAAGACATCGAGGTGACCACGGATCCCGCGGGCGACGGCACGGTCGCGGCCACCGTCTCCGTGGTGGAGTACCAGGGCCGCGAGTTCGCCGTGGAGGCGCTGACCGGCAACGGCCTGCGGTTCCACGTGCGCACCAGCGCCCGGCTGGTGCCGGGCGACGCGGTGGCCCTGCGGCTGCCGGAGCAGCGGCTGCTGGTGTTCCCGGGCGGCGACGACCTGCCGCAGCCGATCGCGCCGCTGGCCGAGGTGACGTCGTGAGCACAGCGACGGCCACACCACGCAGCACCGAGAATCCGCAGCGGAAGCCGGATCTGCGCCACCGGCTGGCCGAGCGCGGGGTGGACGCCCGGCTGCTGCTGCTCCTGCCCGGCCTGATCCTGGTGCTGGTGCTGTTCGTGTACCCGTTCCTCTACGGGCTGGGGCTGTCGTTCCAGCCCACCGACGGCGGCGGGCCGCTCGAGAACTACCGCCGGTTCTTCAGCGACTCGTTCCAGCGCGACACCATCGGCACCACGCTCTGGCTGGCGCTGCCCGCCGCGCTGTTCAACGTGCTCGCCTCGGTGCCGATCGCCTACCGGCTGCGCGGCCGGTTCCGCGGAAAGCGCCTGCTGACGACCGTTCTCGTCATCCCGATCACGCTCGGCACGGTGCTGACCGCCGAGGGCCTGCTGAACTTCGCCGGCCCGGCCGGATGGCTGAACCGGGCGCTGGCCGCCGTGGGCCTGATCGACGACCCGCTGCGGCTGGTGAACAACTACTGGGGCGTGTTCTTCTCGCTGGTGATCAGCGGGTTCCCGTTCGCCTTCCTGCTCGTTCTGTCGTACCTGTCCGGCATCGACCCGTCGCTGGAGCGCGCGGCCGCCTCGCTCGGCGCGGGCCGCTGGGACCGGTTCCGGCTGATCACCTTCCCGCTGCTGGTGCCCGGCCTGGCCACCACCTTCTGCCTGACCTTCGTGCTGGCGTTCAGTGTGTTCCCCTCGGCCATCCTGGTCGGCGACCCGACCGGCAGCACCCGGGTGATCTCGATCGCCGCCTACCAGGCGGCCTACGAGCAGTACGACTACCCGCTGGCCTCGACCATCGCCATCGTCATGGGTTTCATCGAGCTGGCGGTGATCGGTCTGGTCCTGGCCGGGCGGTCGCGGTTCTACACCGGCACGACAGGAGGCAAGGGCGCGTGAACACACGCAGGGTCTCCGCCTCCCCGATGGCCTGGCTGGTCTGGGGCGCCGTCGCGCTCTTCCTGGTCTGGCTGCTCGGCGTGGTGGGTTCGGTACTGGTGAACTCGTTCGGCGAGCGCTGGTTCGACACCTGGCTGCCCGCGGGCTGGACCACGCAGTGGTACCGGCAGGCGTGGACCAGTTTCGGGTTGTTCGACGTCATCGTGACCACCCTGGAGGTGGCGCTGGCGGTGGTGGTGCTGTCGGTCGTGGCCGGGGTACCGGCCGCGTACGTGCTGGCGCGCAGGCCCTTTCCGGGCAAGCAGGTGCTCTGGTTCCTGTTCCTGCTGCCGATCATGATGCCGCCCATCACCTACGGCATCCCGCTGGCCACGGTGCTCTACAAGGTCGGGCTGGCGGGCAACCTGAGCGGCGTGATCCTGGCCAACCTGGTGCCGTGCGTGCCGTTCGTGGTGCTGACCATGACGCCGTTCATCGAGCAGATCGACCCGGCGATCGAGAACGCGGCGAGAATGTCCGGCGCGGGCACCTTCTCGGTGTTCACCCGGATCCTGGCACCGCTGCTGCTGCCGGGCATCCTGGCCAGCTCGATCCTGGTGCTGGTGCGCACGGTCGGGATGTTCGAGCTGACCTTCCTGACCGCCGGGCCCACGTCGTCCACCCTGGTGGTCGCCCTGTTCAACTCGATGAACGCGGCCGGCATCCGGGCCCAGCAGTCGGTCGACGCGATGGCCGTGATCTACATGCTGGTGATGCTCGTGCTGCTGGTCACCGCACTGCGTTTCGTGAACCCGACGCAGCTGGTGTCGCAGGTGAAGGAGGAGCCGCCGGAGTAGTTCTCAGGGCTTGGCGTACATCAGCACCAGCACCACGAACCAGAGCAGGTTGAACACCCCGGCGAAGGCCGCGGCCCGACCGCGCGCCTTCGCCGGGTCGGCCGGAACCTCGCGCAGCAGCTTCTCCTGCTGCGGGATGATCGCCAGAAGCAGCAGGGCCCAGGCGATCACGACCAGCACCAGCGAAAGCCACACCCAGGTGTGTCCGAGCGCGTGCCACCGGATCGCCAGGATCAGCCCGGCGACCGGGGAGATCACCGCGAGAAGCCCGTACAGCCTGGTGATCCGGTGCATCGCCACCGCCGCCGGGTGCCCGCCGGAGCCCACGAACCCGGCCGCGTCGTCGCCCGTGGCGTAGCGCGGGAACAGGCTGGTGGCCACGGCGACCGCGCCGATGAACAGGATCGCGGTGGCCACGTGGATGAAGAGGTAGACGTCGTTCACGGAACGGACGATAACCCGGCACCATTCGGGACGATGGTCCCGGGCCGTTCAGCCCTACCGGTGCGGCCCGAGCTGAAATGGTGGACGACGCGGAGCTTCTGAGAAGCTCCGCGTCGTCCTCACTCTTGCCGGATCAGCGGAACTCGCGCGGCGGCGTGGTGGGGAGCGACAGCATGCCGAGCAGGAACTGCCGGAAGGCCGGGGCGTCGATCTCCTCGACCACGGTGGCGTTCGGCGTCAGGCCGTGCACGCCCCACGACATCGCCGCGTAGCCACGGGTCAGCTCGGAACCGGTCTCGATGTCCACGTTGTACCGCGCCGACCGGGTGATCAGCTCGGGGCGCAGCAGCACCGCGACCGACAGCGAGTCGGGATGCGTGGTGCCGGGGATGCCCACGCTCTCGTCGAACTCCAGCGTGGAGGAGCAGACCCGGGTGAAGAAGCGGGCCAGGGGCGTGTCGATGCCGGCGATCTCGTCCAGGGTGTCGCGGCCGAACACGGCCTGCCGCAGGGTGAGCGGCGCCCACGGCACCACGGTGATCCGGAAACCCGCGTCGAAGACGATCTTCGCGGCCTCCGGGTCGACGTAGAAGTTGAACTCGGCGGCGGCGGTGATGTTGCCCCGGTCGTTGTTCGAGCCGCCCATGATCACCAGATGCTTGACCTGCTGGGCGAACTCGGGCTTCTTCGCGACAGCGAGCGCGATGTTGGTCAGCGGGCCGATGGCCACCACACTGAGCTCGCCGTCGGCCTCCTCGGCCAGCCGGAGCAGGGCGTCCACGGCGTGCTCGGGCTGCGGCTCGCAGCCGTCGAAGTCCATGTCCAGGCCGCCCGCGCCGTCACCGTGCACGTTCTCCGCGGACACCCACGGGCGCACCAGCGGGCGCCGGCTGCCCAGGTACATCGGCACCTGGCCGAGCTTGTCGGCCACGTTCAGGGTCAGGAACGCGTTGCGCACCTGCCGGTCGAACCCGACGTTGCCCGCCACCATGGTGATCGCCCGCAGGTCGGCCTCGGCGGTCAGCAGACCGGCCAGGATCGCGATGCAGTCGTCCTGCGCCGTGTCGGTGTCGATCACCAGGGGGATGCTCACGGAGGGTTCCTTCCTACTGTCAGTGCTAGCTCCCGGAATCTATCGTCAGACCTGGGGAGGACCCGAATGGGACTCGAGGATGACGCGGGCACACAGCGTCATGGGCGAGGATCGGGGCATGTCCTTCACCACCGACCACCGACCCGTTCTGGAGGTGCGGGGCACCGACCGGGAGGCCGCCGCCGCGACCGGGGTGGCCCTGGCCGCCTTCCTGATCGGCGTCCTCACCGCCTTCGCACAGGGTTTCCTGCCGGGCACGATCAACTCGCTGGCCAACTCCGCCAGCGGGTGGACGCTGTTCAGCGTGCTGCTGATCTGGTCGGTGCGGGTGCGTCCCGGGCTGTCGGCGCTGCTCGGCGCCGCCTCGTTCCTGCTGCTCACCATCGGCTACACGGCGGCCTCGGCGGTTCGTGGGCACACCTACGACCCGACGCTGTTCGGCGTCGTCGGGCTGGTCGTGGGGCCGTTCGTCGGGCTGGCCGCGGTCTGGGTGCGCGGGCGCGACGTGCGGGCCGCGCTGGCCACCGCCGCGCTGAGCGGGATCGCGGTCGGCGAGGCGGTGTACGGGCTCACCGTGGTGCGCGACAGCACCAGCCCGGTGTACTGGGTCCTGGCCGGTGCGGCCGGTCTCGCCCTGCTCGGCTACATGACGCTGCGCCGGCTGCGCGAGTCGGTGACCATCACCCTGGCCCTGGGATGCTCCGCGGTGGTGGCCGCCGGTTTCCTGATCGCCTTCCAGTCGCTGGGTAGCATCGGCTAGGTGACGACCGCGGAACCCCTGTCCGTCCTGCGCACCCGCACCAGCGAGAAGTGGACCACCTACGGCCCGCGGGTGCTGCCGATGTTCGTGGCCGAGATGGACTACCCGCTCGCCCCGGCTGTCCGCGACGCCCTGGCCCTGGCGCTGGAACGGGGTGACACCGGTTATGTCAGCCCGACCGGGACCGGTGCCGCCGAGGCGTTCGCGAGCTACGCGGAAGACGTCTGGGGCTGGTCGCCGTCCGTGCACCGGATGAGCCCGGGAACCGACGTGAGCGTCGTGATCGTGGAGTCGCTGCGCCGGCTCGTCACCGCCGGGCAGGGCGTGATCGTGACGCCGCCGGTCTACCCGCCGTTCTTCGACCTGGTGCCCGAGGCGGGCGGCACGGTGGTGCAGGTGCCGCTGACCGCCGCCGGGCTCGATCTGGCCGGTATCGACCGGGCCCTGGCCGCCGGTGCCCGCGGGGTGCTGCTGTGCAATCCGCACAACCCGCTCGGGCTGGTGTTCGGCGCCGGGGAGCTGGCCGAGCTGTCGCGGATCGTCGCCCGGCACGACGGTTTCGTGGTGAGCGACGAGATCCACGCCCCGCTGACCCATCACGGGCAGCGGTTCACGCCCTACCTGACGGTGTCGGACGAGGCCCGCGCGCACGGCCTGGCCGCCGTCTCGGGCAGCAAGGCGTTCAACCTGGCCGGCCTGAAGTGCGCGTTCTTCGTGGCGGAGTCGGAACGAATGACGTCGGTGGTGCGGTCGCTGCCCGAGGAGACGCTGTTCCGCACCGGTCTGCTCGGAATGATCGCCACCCAGGCGGGTTTCACCTCCGGGCGGGACTGGCTGCACGGCACGGTCACCGCGATCGAGCAGAACTTCACCCTGCTGGAGAACCAGCTGCGCAGCCGTCTGCCCGCCGTCACCTTCGCCCGCCCGGCCGCGAGTTACCTGGCCTGGCTGGACATGTCGGCCCTGGGCTGGGGCGACGACCCGGCCCGCACCGCCCTGGAGCGCGGCGACCTG
The sequence above is drawn from the Kineosporia corallincola genome and encodes:
- a CDS encoding MalY/PatB family protein encodes the protein MTTAEPLSVLRTRTSEKWTTYGPRVLPMFVAEMDYPLAPAVRDALALALERGDTGYVSPTGTGAAEAFASYAEDVWGWSPSVHRMSPGTDVSVVIVESLRRLVTAGQGVIVTPPVYPPFFDLVPEAGGTVVQVPLTAAGLDLAGIDRALAAGARGVLLCNPHNPLGLVFGAGELAELSRIVARHDGFVVSDEIHAPLTHHGQRFTPYLTVSDEARAHGLAAVSGSKAFNLAGLKCAFFVAESERMTSVVRSLPEETLFRTGLLGMIATQAGFTSGRDWLHGTVTAIEQNFTLLENQLRSRLPAVTFARPAASYLAWLDMSALGWGDDPARTALERGDLALSPGRLYGSQGLGHARMNLACAPETVIEAVDRLCRV
- a CDS encoding ABC transporter permease, whose protein sequence is MAWLVWGAVALFLVWLLGVVGSVLVNSFGERWFDTWLPAGWTTQWYRQAWTSFGLFDVIVTTLEVALAVVVLSVVAGVPAAYVLARRPFPGKQVLWFLFLLPIMMPPITYGIPLATVLYKVGLAGNLSGVILANLVPCVPFVVLTMTPFIEQIDPAIENAARMSGAGTFSVFTRILAPLLLPGILASSILVLVRTVGMFELTFLTAGPTSSTLVVALFNSMNAAGIRAQQSVDAMAVIYMLVMLVLLVTALRFVNPTQLVSQVKEEPPE
- a CDS encoding ABC transporter ATP-binding protein; protein product: MSFSQLRLEGVGRRFTGTPALEELDLTISRGEFVALLGPSGCGKSTALNCVAGLIPLSSGRIWMDDRRVDVLPPERRGFGMVFQNYALFPHLTVRRNVEFGLRMRRLPKAEVTERTTRALELVHLEDQAGKLPGQLSGGQQQRVAIARAVVLEPSVVLMDEPLSNLDAKLRLEMRTEIRRLHQSLGLTTIYVTHDQEEALSMADRLVVLRQGRVQQIGTPEQLHSQPATWHVADFMGCRNLFPATAVGVSGRTVTVDVDGLRLRGSAAADLPQGERVAIGIRPEDIEVTTDPAGDGTVAATVSVVEYQGREFAVEALTGNGLRFHVRTSARLVPGDAVALRLPEQRLLVFPGGDDLPQPIAPLAEVTS
- a CDS encoding alpha/beta hydrolase fold domain-containing protein: MSVVIEDRRIPGPHGEIPLRLYTPDSAPPTVNLVWAHGGAFAVGDLDMPESDWVARQLADRGIRVVAVDYRLAPVPRSLAVQLEGQHGGDTGSHYPVASEEVTAVFSWAVHAFGGTWALGGASAGADLAAGATLRLRDAGGRLPAGLLLAYPIVHAELPPLTAELAHQAASLPGRSAFPPDTVLAMNLNYVRDPALLREPYAFPGGHDLTGLPPVFIVNSDADTLRASGQQFAAELALAGTDVTVVREKGTQHGHLNLPDDPAATRSIARMATWLLSPTLN
- a CDS encoding extracellular solute-binding protein encodes the protein MTMSRRQVLTATAGLGLLVTACGSPSSPGSKSPVAGTAEAVPATPSEPVVLNVLDVAGNLQLTQPMIDDFVKKNPKIISKVTYTSATAPDLVGKIKAQQGADRVSIGLVLTGTDGLAAGIEQNLWQQLLPANQQRLSNMANYQEPAANMQKLAGDAGVVVTYYPSGPLLEYMPDRVPEPPTTAEALLAYAKANPGKVEYARPANSGPGRTLLMGLPYVLGDSDPHDPVNGWDKTWAYLAELAEYIDRYPSGTTQTMKDLAGGTVDIIASTTGWDINARALGTVPAEAKITTLDGFHWVTDAHYAVVPRGVSTDQEAAVLALVQNMLTPEQQAQAYDTGYFYPGPAIQGVDVSMAPAQSQEVLKTYGRPEYDALIEDNPKEVPLEAEALVKAFDTWDREIGGSKVEK
- a CDS encoding DUF6518 family protein, whose protein sequence is MSFTTDHRPVLEVRGTDREAAAATGVALAAFLIGVLTAFAQGFLPGTINSLANSASGWTLFSVLLIWSVRVRPGLSALLGAASFLLLTIGYTAASAVRGHTYDPTLFGVVGLVVGPFVGLAAVWVRGRDVRAALATAALSGIAVGEAVYGLTVVRDSTSPVYWVLAGAAGLALLGYMTLRRLRESVTITLALGCSAVVAAGFLIAFQSLGSIG
- a CDS encoding nucleoside hydrolase, whose amino-acid sequence is MSIPLVIDTDTAQDDCIAILAGLLTAEADLRAITMVAGNVGFDRQVRNAFLTLNVADKLGQVPMYLGSRRPLVRPWVSAENVHGDGAGGLDMDFDGCEPQPEHAVDALLRLAEEADGELSVVAIGPLTNIALAVAKKPEFAQQVKHLVIMGGSNNDRGNITAAAEFNFYVDPEAAKIVFDAGFRITVVPWAPLTLRQAVFGRDTLDEIAGIDTPLARFFTRVCSSTLEFDESVGIPGTTHPDSLSVAVLLRPELITRSARYNVDIETGSELTRGYAAMSWGVHGLTPNATVVEEIDAPAFRQFLLGMLSLPTTPPREFR
- a CDS encoding ABC transporter permease: MSTATATPRSTENPQRKPDLRHRLAERGVDARLLLLLPGLILVLVLFVYPFLYGLGLSFQPTDGGGPLENYRRFFSDSFQRDTIGTTLWLALPAALFNVLASVPIAYRLRGRFRGKRLLTTVLVIPITLGTVLTAEGLLNFAGPAGWLNRALAAVGLIDDPLRLVNNYWGVFFSLVISGFPFAFLLVLSYLSGIDPSLERAAASLGAGRWDRFRLITFPLLVPGLATTFCLTFVLAFSVFPSAILVGDPTGSTRVISIAAYQAAYEQYDYPLASTIAIVMGFIELAVIGLVLAGRSRFYTGTTGGKGA